One genomic window of Legionella jordanis includes the following:
- a CDS encoding response regulator transcription factor, which yields MKEDKLNITIIDDDEAICNSLRWLCETINLPVKTYHSPKSYLDNFDPKERGCLIVDVRLPHMSGLELIEHINSKANHLSIIVITGYGDIPMAVRAMKAGAIDFVLKPFNEQNLLETIQKCLNKPKVISVDDFSERFETLTQREQQVLHLILEGKLNKEIAYALSIAISTVEAHRARIMQKMQVKTLAELMKLCFQFHSENPFYRELAGPNIGSFTIEN from the coding sequence ATGAAGGAAGATAAGCTAAATATAACGATCATTGATGACGATGAGGCCATTTGTAATTCTCTAAGATGGCTATGTGAAACAATCAATTTACCTGTAAAAACCTACCATTCCCCGAAAAGCTATTTAGATAATTTTGACCCTAAAGAACGTGGTTGTTTGATTGTAGACGTTCGCTTGCCTCACATGAGCGGACTTGAATTAATTGAGCACATCAACAGCAAGGCCAATCATCTTTCCATTATCGTCATAACCGGCTATGGTGATATTCCAATGGCTGTACGAGCTATGAAAGCTGGGGCTATTGATTTCGTATTAAAACCATTCAATGAACAAAATTTATTAGAAACAATTCAAAAATGTCTTAATAAACCAAAAGTTATTTCTGTAGATGATTTTTCAGAGCGTTTTGAGACATTAACGCAACGTGAACAGCAGGTGCTTCATCTGATCCTTGAAGGGAAGTTGAATAAAGAAATTGCTTATGCCCTTTCAATCGCGATATCTACTGTGGAAGCGCATCGAGCCCGCATCATGCAAAAAATGCAAGTAAAAACTTTAGCCGAACTGATGAAATTGTGTTTTCAATTTCACTCTGAAAACCCTTTTTACCGTGAATTAGCTGGACCGAACATAGGTTCATTCACCATCGAAAATTAA
- a CDS encoding chemotaxis protein CheB — translation MLSHYIVVIGTSAGGLSALKGLLAPLPVDFPAALFIVKHIGTRPHSLPQLLQRVCKLNVREATHNQKVEPGKVYVAPPGLHMIISNGRIQLNAGPRINYCRPAIDPLFYSAALSNGPRTIAILLSGMLDDGSAGLAAIKQCNGIAMVQDTTEAEYPDMPRNGLKNASVDYCLPTIEMADVLQGIVSTSLKGNEASICPESERIKIETEMQLSHNASEEKLNQIGVPSDFTCPICHGALWKINNKQINRYSCRVGHAFGLDSLVDGYEVSTEEALWAALRALQEKEELFKAIAEKAQRDKSGYEKNFSERAKLTEKHVKILRSILENENGFNNK, via the coding sequence TTGCTCTCACATTATATTGTTGTTATTGGAACTTCTGCGGGTGGGCTAAGTGCGCTAAAGGGTTTATTAGCACCATTACCTGTAGATTTCCCAGCAGCCTTATTTATCGTCAAGCATATCGGAACGAGACCCCACTCATTACCCCAGCTGCTTCAAAGGGTTTGTAAATTAAATGTGCGGGAAGCCACCCATAATCAGAAAGTTGAACCGGGTAAGGTCTACGTCGCACCGCCTGGCTTGCATATGATTATTTCTAATGGACGTATTCAGCTCAATGCAGGTCCTCGTATTAATTATTGCAGGCCTGCGATTGATCCCCTGTTTTATTCAGCTGCGCTTTCAAATGGACCGAGAACCATAGCTATTCTCTTGAGCGGGATGTTGGATGATGGTAGTGCAGGATTAGCCGCCATCAAACAATGTAATGGTATTGCTATGGTTCAGGACACAACCGAAGCTGAATACCCGGATATGCCAAGAAATGGGTTAAAAAATGCGTCTGTTGATTATTGTTTGCCAACAATCGAAATGGCTGATGTCCTACAAGGGATAGTATCTACTTCTTTGAAAGGGAATGAGGCTTCAATTTGTCCTGAGTCCGAACGGATAAAAATTGAAACTGAAATGCAATTGTCCCACAATGCATCCGAAGAAAAGTTAAACCAAATCGGTGTGCCATCTGATTTTACATGTCCTATATGTCATGGCGCATTGTGGAAGATAAATAATAAACAAATTAATCGCTACAGTTGCCGTGTGGGACATGCGTTTGGCCTAGACAGCCTGGTTGATGGTTATGAAGTAAGTACAGAAGAGGCTCTATGGGCGGCACTAAGGGCCTTGCAAGAAAAGGAAGAGTTATTTAAAGCCATTGCGGAAAAAGCTCAAAGAGACAAATCCGGTTATGAAAAAAATTTTTCGGAAAGAGCCAAACTAACTGAAAAACACGTTAAAATATTGCGCTCCATTTTGGAAAATGAAAATGGGTTTAATAACAAATAA
- a CDS encoding CheR family methyltransferase produces the protein MKNNKNMNGNSAVKKNKSNNKITSFEKKNPPGDELFIVAIGASAGGLETLKDMFSKSFSNNNIAFIVITHLSTEHISLLPQLLQSYTPLTVSPIRDKTVVKANHIYVLPPGFNVSIQQAVLKLHEVKSTHDLKMPIDYFLRSLANDQKQKGICVILSGTGTDGTIGLRTLREQGGLIIVQSAKSARYDGMPKSAISTGLVNYILEPEEIFPFILKYIAHLKNQHISLPDSISQEITKVLILLNDHTGHDFSLYKPNTIFRRIQKRLAILQIDNLALYIKYVQQKPMELDILFKELLINVTNFFRDPEAFDILKSIIREKVLKDKPNNYTLRVWVPGCATGEEAYSLAILLHECLEQQKSLCNVQIFGTDIDEDAIEIARAGLFSPNIVNDLSKERLARYFIKEGDSYKVSIDIRKMIIFAIQNLVKDPPFTKLDVLSCRNLLIYLNAQLQKKILPLFHYSLKPQGILFLGTSETIGGFSDLFTIIDRRWKIFERKGGASSFHSVLDLPAPLPVSEISETKTMEKNMYEVEPNLSHLVEEILLKKYTPACVIIDDKGRILYIYGRTSPFLEFPPGEVKLNFLEMVRPELRSKVSQAVRSASMEQKEVICGALQYREEKDAHYINLKVRPLKEAEAFHKKLYLIIFEEILAFEHNNDKADKSKSPDDLDKKIIQLEQELKYTKESLQTTIEELETSNEELKSSNEELQSTNEELQSTNEEIETSKEELQSLNEELTTVNAELESRIEQLSSANDDIKNLLDNTEIATVFLNKELCIKRFTPKATEIINLIASDVGRPLGHIVSNLQYDRLIDDARSVLQSLEPKTSEVLDKHGHWYVVRIIPYRTVTNIIDGVVITFLNIHDQKKAEIEVAKLKGESETLKEIITLTLNFIAEPALILQDGDKIIFANKAFESNFKIEGSALVNHSLQKLKVDWNKKLLKSSLESLQDQIKSECSNLEMFPGKFYSLSMQRYSQFIILVMHPCK, from the coding sequence ATGAAAAATAATAAAAATATGAATGGTAATTCTGCGGTTAAAAAGAACAAATCAAACAACAAAATTACAAGTTTCGAGAAAAAAAATCCCCCAGGCGATGAGTTATTTATTGTAGCAATTGGAGCCTCTGCAGGGGGGCTAGAGACGTTGAAGGATATGTTTTCAAAGTCCTTCTCAAATAATAATATTGCTTTTATAGTGATTACGCATCTCAGCACCGAACACATAAGTCTTTTGCCGCAATTGTTGCAGTCGTATACGCCTTTAACTGTCAGTCCAATCAGGGATAAAACTGTTGTTAAGGCCAATCACATTTATGTGCTGCCCCCCGGATTTAATGTCTCAATTCAACAGGCCGTTTTAAAGTTGCATGAGGTTAAATCAACTCATGATTTAAAAATGCCGATAGATTATTTTCTGAGATCGCTAGCTAACGACCAGAAGCAAAAAGGAATCTGTGTCATATTATCAGGTACAGGAACCGATGGGACGATTGGATTACGAACCTTAAGGGAGCAGGGTGGGTTAATCATCGTGCAAAGTGCCAAGTCAGCTCGCTACGATGGCATGCCAAAGAGTGCTATTAGTACAGGATTGGTCAACTACATCCTCGAGCCTGAAGAAATTTTCCCCTTCATTTTGAAATACATTGCCCATTTGAAAAACCAACACATTTCCCTACCCGATAGTATTTCGCAAGAAATCACGAAAGTCTTGATTTTGCTCAATGATCATACTGGCCATGATTTCTCACTGTACAAGCCCAATACAATATTTAGACGCATTCAAAAGCGGTTAGCTATTTTGCAAATTGATAATCTGGCGCTTTACATTAAGTATGTTCAACAAAAACCAATGGAATTGGACATTCTCTTCAAAGAGCTACTGATTAATGTAACCAATTTTTTTAGAGACCCTGAAGCATTTGATATTCTAAAATCAATCATTCGTGAAAAGGTCCTTAAGGACAAACCCAATAATTATACCTTGAGAGTTTGGGTCCCTGGCTGTGCTACAGGTGAAGAAGCTTATTCGTTAGCCATATTACTTCACGAATGCCTTGAGCAGCAAAAATCTTTATGCAATGTACAAATCTTTGGTACCGACATTGATGAGGACGCAATTGAGATTGCACGTGCGGGTTTATTTTCGCCGAATATTGTGAATGACTTATCTAAAGAGCGATTGGCTCGTTATTTTATAAAAGAAGGAGACTCTTACAAGGTCAGTATTGATATTCGAAAAATGATTATTTTTGCAATACAAAACCTGGTTAAGGATCCTCCTTTCACCAAATTAGATGTTTTAAGCTGTAGAAATCTGCTGATTTACCTAAATGCGCAATTGCAAAAGAAAATTCTGCCACTGTTTCATTACAGTCTTAAACCGCAGGGCATATTATTTTTAGGCACCTCAGAAACCATTGGCGGGTTTTCTGATTTATTTACGATCATTGATCGCAGATGGAAAATTTTCGAACGTAAGGGTGGGGCATCTTCATTTCATTCTGTCCTCGATTTGCCTGCCCCCCTACCTGTATCTGAGATAAGCGAAACAAAGACAATGGAAAAAAATATGTATGAAGTCGAACCCAACCTATCACATTTGGTTGAGGAAATTTTACTAAAAAAATATACCCCTGCCTGCGTTATTATTGATGATAAAGGAAGGATTCTCTACATTTACGGCCGGACAAGTCCTTTTTTAGAATTTCCTCCTGGAGAAGTGAAACTTAATTTTCTTGAAATGGTTAGACCTGAACTGCGTTCGAAAGTCTCTCAAGCAGTACGAAGTGCAAGCATGGAGCAAAAAGAAGTGATTTGTGGAGCCCTACAATACCGTGAAGAAAAGGACGCTCATTATATCAATTTAAAGGTTAGGCCGCTTAAAGAGGCAGAAGCTTTCCATAAAAAATTGTATCTGATTATTTTCGAAGAAATCCTGGCATTTGAGCACAATAATGACAAAGCTGACAAATCAAAGAGCCCTGATGATTTGGATAAAAAAATTATTCAACTTGAGCAGGAGTTAAAGTATACCAAGGAAAGTTTACAAACCACCATTGAAGAGCTTGAGACTTCAAATGAGGAATTAAAATCGAGTAATGAAGAGCTGCAATCAACGAATGAAGAATTGCAAAGTACGAACGAGGAGATTGAGACTTCCAAAGAAGAATTGCAATCTTTGAACGAAGAATTAACCACAGTGAATGCTGAACTTGAAAGCCGTATTGAGCAATTATCCAGTGCGAACGATGATATAAAGAACTTATTGGACAATACAGAAATTGCCACTGTATTTTTAAACAAAGAGCTATGCATCAAACGTTTTACTCCCAAAGCAACTGAAATCATCAACTTGATTGCATCGGATGTTGGTCGACCCCTTGGACATATCGTATCCAATCTGCAGTATGATCGATTAATTGATGATGCGAGGTCGGTCCTCCAATCGCTTGAACCAAAAACTAGCGAAGTATTGGATAAACATGGTCATTGGTATGTGGTTCGAATTATTCCCTATCGCACAGTGACAAACATCATCGATGGGGTAGTAATTACTTTCCTCAATATTCATGATCAGAAAAAAGCAGAAATTGAAGTTGCAAAGCTGAAAGGTGAATCTGAAACTCTTAAAGAAATTATTACTCTCACTCTTAATTTTATTGCGGAACCTGCATTAATTCTTCAAGATGGTGATAAAATTATTTTTGCAAATAAAGCTTTCGAAAGCAATTTTAAAATTGAAGGCTCTGCTCTGGTCAACCACTCACTACAAAAACTCAAGGTTGACTGGAATAAAAAGCTTTTAAAATCAAGTCTGGAAAGCTTACAAGATCAAATAAAAAGCGAATGTTCGAATTTGGAGATGTTTCCAGGGAAATTTTATTCTTTATCAATGCAAAGATATTCACAATTCATAATCCTTGTGATGCATCCCTGCAAATGA
- a CDS encoding sensor histidine kinase codes for MLALDFSSEMMELRLKSQAQASLIDKQAEEICHLISELSTIKKRYVELYKLSNCAFFMIDSNYIIQDLNFAAASLLGHDPSVLMGSSFLNFVSEHSRIIFKNNIENLVSKNSNCNVELEIISKVKGQQFVKIEGFLINDKQISLGAIDITYLRQCESRIGELQYSLAVTNQLFQNCADALAYLDSNLTFKIMNQSFIDIASKIFTTKISPGVNFKNVLLDFPNLYSETMQLCSETNWNQKKSIVIENKTDKLSTYYCYELLVYCVSNSSAAKEFIVCIRDLTESKIEEMRRIKQQAAIEHESKVNAMGELLSCLAHEFNQPLSVIKAYSDSCLLRLKKIQASELAFPLSQISLQANHAAEIIRRMKNFLCEDSLFLEQTDFNALIKNTISFLQYGLLQSKCEIAFQFSDELPLIKLDQLKIMQVIINLGKNSLEALQQLSNPSQPKITIETVLEDSRIVMHFRDNGPGIPKDLQEKIFKPYFTSKTQGTGLGLAICQTLIKAHGGELELRDCQPGAWFTMKLPIKAE; via the coding sequence ATGTTAGCTTTAGATTTTAGTTCTGAAATGATGGAATTGCGTTTAAAATCGCAAGCCCAAGCATCGTTGATTGACAAGCAAGCTGAGGAAATTTGTCATTTAATCTCTGAACTCTCAACCATAAAAAAAAGGTATGTAGAGTTATACAAGCTCAGTAATTGTGCTTTTTTTATGATTGACAGCAATTACATAATTCAAGATCTAAATTTTGCAGCAGCATCTTTGTTGGGACATGATCCGAGCGTGCTTATGGGGAGTTCCTTCCTAAATTTTGTGAGTGAACACAGCAGAATTATTTTTAAAAATAACATTGAAAATCTTGTATCCAAGAACTCCAATTGCAACGTAGAGTTGGAAATTATTTCAAAAGTTAAAGGACAGCAATTTGTTAAAATAGAAGGTTTCCTCATAAACGATAAACAGATTTCATTGGGGGCTATCGATATTACCTATCTGCGGCAATGTGAATCCAGGATTGGGGAATTGCAATATTCACTGGCAGTGACCAATCAGCTATTCCAAAACTGCGCAGATGCACTTGCATATTTAGATAGTAATTTAACCTTTAAAATTATGAATCAGTCTTTTATAGACATAGCTTCAAAAATTTTCACAACCAAAATTTCTCCCGGTGTTAATTTTAAGAATGTGTTATTGGATTTTCCCAATCTCTATTCTGAGACTATGCAATTATGCAGCGAGACGAATTGGAACCAAAAAAAATCTATTGTTATAGAAAATAAAACAGACAAGTTAAGTACTTATTATTGCTATGAACTATTGGTTTATTGCGTAAGCAATAGTTCCGCTGCAAAAGAGTTTATTGTTTGTATACGCGATTTAACCGAGAGCAAAATAGAGGAAATGAGGCGAATAAAGCAGCAGGCTGCCATTGAGCACGAATCCAAAGTGAATGCAATGGGGGAGTTACTTTCTTGCCTGGCTCATGAATTTAACCAACCTCTTTCAGTGATAAAAGCGTATAGCGATAGCTGTTTGCTGAGATTAAAAAAAATTCAAGCTTCGGAGTTGGCTTTTCCTTTGTCACAAATTTCACTTCAAGCCAATCACGCAGCTGAAATTATTCGGCGAATGAAAAATTTTTTATGCGAGGATAGTTTGTTCCTTGAGCAAACCGATTTTAATGCTCTGATTAAAAATACCATTTCTTTTCTGCAATATGGCTTACTTCAAAGCAAATGCGAGATTGCGTTTCAGTTTAGTGACGAATTGCCTCTCATTAAACTGGATCAGTTGAAAATTATGCAAGTCATCATTAATCTTGGGAAAAACAGCCTTGAAGCATTGCAACAATTATCCAATCCGTCTCAGCCCAAAATCACCATCGAAACGGTCTTGGAGGATTCCAGGATTGTCATGCATTTTAGAGACAATGGGCCTGGAATTCCCAAGGATCTTCAAGAAAAAATTTTTAAACCCTATTTCACCAGCAAAACTCAAGGTACGGGCCTGGGGCTTGCCATTTGCCAGACTCTTATTAAAGCGCATGGAGGGGAGTTAGAACTGAGGGATTGTCAACCTGGTGCGTGGTTTACGATGAAATTGCCCATCAAAGCTGAATAG